Genomic window (Desulfomonilia bacterium):
AGATTACGCAACCTTTTTTCTGTAAATTCGAGTCAGAAATATCCATGTTTCTTTAACAATCCACGGATTTAGCAAAACAATACCTTTTCCCAATCTGCCATTCTTCGCTGGTTTCCATCAACAGCGCCGTCACCAACCGTAAACAGGACGCTTCATTTGGGAAAACGCCAACCACCCTGGTGCGACGCTTGATCTCTTTGTTCACGCGCTCCAGGCTATTCGTCGTCCGGATCGACCTGCGATGTTCCAGTGGGAAATTAAACACTGTAAATCCTTCTGCCAGGTTTCCTTCCATCCAAGCAGAAAGCCGAGGAGCAGAGATCGCATATTTCTGCACAGCTACTTGCAAGCCCTTTTCAGCAGTATTCCGATCAGCTGCATTGAAAATCGCCCGGATGTCAGCGGCCACTTCGGCTTTCATGGATTGTCTGGGAACGTAAGAACTTGCATTCTGCTGCAAATGGAATTGACATCGTTGCCAGGGAATACTCCCGAAAACAGCTCTTCTCGCGGCTCCCAGGCCCTCATGGCTGTCACTGATGATCAGTTTCACTCCATTCAACCCCCGATCTTTCAAGCTTTTCAGAAAGTCTCTCCAATGGGCTTCTTGTTCACTCAGAGAGACAGAAACCCCTAAGACTTGTCGCTCGCCTTGAGGGGTGATCCCGGTGGCAATCAAGACCGCCGCATCCCGAATTTGGCTGTTTTCACGCACTTTCTCATAACGAGCGTCCAGATACAGGTACGTTATCTCTCCAAGCGGTCGATCGCGCCACTCTTGTAAGGTCTGATCCAATTGTGCGGTGGCCCGGCTGACCTGTTCGGCGGAAATCTCAAAACCACATAACTGCCTGGTGATGTCTTTCACCTTGCGGGTTGAGACCCCCATCACGTACATCTCCGCCAGGGTGGTCGTCAAGGCTCGCTCACTGCGCAGCCCTTTTTCCAGTGCGGTCGGATAAAAACCTCCTTCCCGTACCTGGGGAATGGCAAACGTCACTTCGCCCACTCGTGTTTTGACTGTCTTGGGTTTGAAGCCGTTGGCGTGTCCCAGCCGTTCCGCGGTTCGTTCGTACTTATCGGCATGCAAGTATTCTGCACGCTCTGCTTGCATGAGGTTGTTGAGCAGCACCCGTAACATCTCTGGTACTGCTTGAAGTCCATTCTGGGTAATCTCCGCTACTAATTCGGGAGACAGGCTATAATCATTTTGGTG
Coding sequences:
- a CDS encoding IS256 family transposase — protein: MTHQNDYSLSPELVAEITQNGLQAVPEMLRVLLNNLMQAERAEYLHADKYERTAERLGHANGFKPKTVKTRVGEVTFAIPQVREGGFYPTALEKGLRSERALTTTLAEMYVMGVSTRKVKDITRQLCGFEISAEQVSRATAQLDQTLQEWRDRPLGEITYLYLDARYEKVRENSQIRDAAVLIATGITPQGERQVLGVSVSLSEQEAHWRDFLKSLKDRGLNGVKLIISDSHEGLGAARRAVFGSIPWQRCQFHLQQNASSYVPRQSMKAEVAADIRAIFNAADRNTAEKGLQVAVQKYAISAPRLSAWMEGNLAEGFTVFNFPLEHRRSIRTTNSLERVNKEIKRRTRVVGVFPNEASCLRLVTALLMETSEEWQIGKRYCFAKSVDC